The following are from one region of the Macrobrachium nipponense isolate FS-2020 chromosome 21, ASM1510439v2, whole genome shotgun sequence genome:
- the LOC135197803 gene encoding inositol polyphosphate 1-phosphatase-like, whose amino-acid sequence MSELLQILLSFSERAGEIARSIRREPKLFSLLVEEKGETEKNQRFTHDFKTLADVLIQEALRHHIKTMIPSLEDYVQGEESAEFTNTLGEKITVKICETEKETANLLAKVLDGNAEAAELLAAVVHSDITLQLETELAPKIPELPINNLGIWIDPIDSTGEYVNGKSGVCQGKVYKSGLPCVTVLIGIYDRVSGLPVGGVVNQPFSVFDEESQRWRGKAYWGVSHSGVNVHNIQVSSSSSEIEKKVVVISSSESVSFQEMLKKKFDVVHATGAGYKLLSVALGHAVAYICSKNSTFRWDTAAPHGILSAEGGGVVKYKEILKRNLSQEPSREELQALQVNYHKPNTASPIWCNEGGFIAYRNLSIIPVILDCLKDT is encoded by the exons ATGTCGGAATTACTGCAAATCTTGCTGAGTTTTTCTGAGCGTGCAGGAGAGATAGCTCGGTCGATTCGCAGAGAACCAAAACTTTTCTCTTTACTGGTAGAGGAGAAaggagaaacggagaaaaatcaACGATTTACTCATGATTTTAAAACGCTAGCTGATGTTTTAATACAAGAGGCTTTAAGGCATCACATTAAAACTATG ATACCATCACTGGAGGATTATGTCCAAGGGGAAGAAAGTGCAGAATTCACTAACACACTTGGTGAAAAAATTACAGTTAAGATCTGTGAAACTGAGAAAGAAACAGCCAATCTGCTTGcaaag GTTCTTGATGGGAATGCAGAGGCTGCAGAGCTCTTGGCAGCTGTTGTTCATTCAGATATAACTCTTCAACTCGAAACAGAGCTTGCGCCAAAAATACCTGAATTGCCAATAAATAATTTAGGCATTTGGATAGATCCCATTG attcaaCTGGGGAATATGTCAATGGCAAATCTGGCGTCTGTCAGGGAAAAGTATACAAGAGTGGTCTACCATGTGTTACAGTCCTCATTGGTATTTATGATCGTGTCAGTGGCTTGCCAGTGGGTGGAGTTGTTAACCAGCCCTTTAGTGTATTTGATGAGGAAAGCCAAAG ATGGCGTGGAAAAGCTTACTGGGGTGTAAGCCACAGTGGAGTAAATGTCCACAACATTCAGGTCTCAAGCTCCAGTTcagaaattgagaagaaagtggTGGTAATATCATCAAGTGAAAGCGTCAGCTTCCAAGAGATGCTGAAGAAGAAGTTTGATGTTGTCCATGCAACAGGAGCAGGTTACAAACTACTAAGTGTAGCACTTGGTCATGCTGTTGCTTACATTTGTTCCAAG AATTCAACATTCCGCTGGGACACTGCTGCACCACATGGCATACTTTCAGCAGAGGGAGGTGGCGTAGTCAAGTACAAAGAAATTTTGAAGAGAAATTTATCTCAG GAACCTTCCAGGGAGGAATTACAAGCACTACAAGTAAATTATCATAAGCCAAATACTGCATCTCCAATATGGTGTAATGAAGGGGGATTCATTGCGTATCGCAACCTAAGCATAATACCTGTAATTCTTGATTGCCTTAAAGATACCTAA
- the LOC135197668 gene encoding uncharacterized protein LOC135197668, which yields MDLKKEFDELLNQLNSIEEIKVPRSCFNEGTCSLHVFVDASHVTYGACAYVVSSKHTSHLLISKSRVAPSPPLTIPRQELLALTIGMCLAVHLLEIFGDKFSDCTVWSDSQVALSWVFYERSKEVLVINRVKEIKDLKSSHNIRLLYVKSEDNPADLVTRGISMSLLSKSGLWFHGPTWIIDKNKFPEQEDVVYIESVNVNEIIVEPVLRNPDDDVLVFICSEFSSLKHALRIVGRLILFGRRVFPDKFRESNNLLVLIRIMQRQAFPTLYYALTNGLQTSSSSL from the coding sequence ATGGATTTAAAGAAAGAGTTCGATGAATTGTTAAACCAACTCAATTCTATTGAGGAGATCAAAGTCCCTAGATCTTGTTTTAATGAAGGAACTTGTAGCTTACATGTATTTGTTGATGCCTCTCATGTGACTTATGGAGCCTGTGCGTATGTTGTTAGCAGTAAGCACACAAGTCACTTGCTAATTAGTAAGTCTCGAGTAGCTCCGAGCCCCCCACTCACTATCCCCCGTCAAGAATTACTTGCTTTGACTATAGGCATGTGCCTAGCTGTTCATTTgctagagatttttggggataaatTTTCAGATTGTACTGTTTGGAGTGACTCCCAAGTAGCTTTGAGTTGGGTATTTTATGAAAGATCTAAAGAAGTGCTTGTAATCAACAGAGTAAAGGAAATCAAGGACTTGAAGTCCAGTCATAACATCAGGTTGTTATATGTCAAGAGCGAGGATAATCCTGCTGATTTAGTTACACGAGGTATTTCAATGTCTCTTTTGAGTAAGTCAGGTTTGTGGTTTCATGGCCCAACCTGGATTATTGACAAAAATAAGTTTCCAGAACAAGAGGATGTAGTTTACATCGAGTctgttaatgtaaatgaaattattgtagAACCAGTTTTGAGAAACCCTGATGATGATGtacttgtatttatttgttcTGAGTTCTCCTCattgaaacacgcattaaggattGTAGGTAGATTGATCTTGTTTGGGAGAAGAGTATTTCCTGATAAATTCAGGGAAAGTAACaatttacttgttttaatcaGAATCATGCAGCGTCAAGCTTTTCCAACGCTATATTATGCGTTGACTAATGGGTTACAAACCAGTTCTAGTTCCCTCTGA